In one window of Temnothorax longispinosus isolate EJ_2023e chromosome 9, Tlon_JGU_v1, whole genome shotgun sequence DNA:
- the LOC139818811 gene encoding uncharacterized protein isoform X2, protein MAKPQRTKSHKTSRTNIPKEIMAIPDFPFQDSEGPSFTHHRVIREYLMAYAKHFNLHPYIKLNTLVKRVEPETTRNGRTLWTVTYQSLETKVETTKTFDAVVLCNGHYSVGRVPHIPGIESFRGRRVHSHQYRVPETYAGKRVCILGASWSGIDIALEVSQYAAKVYLSHNLPEQFDSKMSSNVEQRPGVESVRGNMFTFRDGSTAEVDDFIFCTGYKFTYPFMSTKVEIRTDDDHVEPIYKHLVHIDYTNLFFMGLPALVIPFPCFHIQAQYILAILENRVKLPSPQQMREDVEREKKSLLDQGIPLRHINKLKDRQWAYYDEMAAAANVPSLAPVIKKIMDHVFQMRDADFTTYKNYQYRIIDSENFSMSYCKPC, encoded by the exons GACGAACATACCGAAGGAAATAATGGCAATACCTGACTTTCCTTTTCAAGATTCGGAAGGCCCATCTTTCACCCATCACAGAGTTATAAGGGAATACCTCATGGCCTATGCGAAGCATTTCAACCTCCATCCCTATATTAAA TTGAATACTCTGGTGAAGCGCGTAGAGCCAGAAACTACGAGGAACGGTCGGACGTTGTGGACGGTGACATACCAATCACTGGAGACCAAAGTAGAGACCACAAAGACCTTCGACGCCGTGGTGCTGTGCAACGGTCATTATAGTGTCGGTCGTGTTCCGCATATTCCAGGTATCGAAAGCTTCCGCGGTAGACGCGTTCACAGCCACCAGTACAGAGTGCCGGAGACCTACGCCGGCAAGAGGGTTTGCATACTCGGCGCGTCCTGGTCCGGCATCGATATCGCCTTGGAAGTCTCGCAATATGCCGCTAAA GTATATCTGAGTCATAATCTGCCGGAACAGTTCGACTCGAAGATGTCGAGCAACGTCGAACAAAGGCCCGGTGTTGAGTCTGTCCGGGGGAACATGTTCACTTTCCGCGACGGCTCCACGGCGGAAGTGGACGATTTTATATTCTGCACCG GTTACAAGTTCACGTATCCCTTTATGTCAACTAAAGTTGAGATACGTACAGATGACGACCACGTGGAGCCTATTTACAAACATCTGGTGCACATAGATTACACGAATCTGTTCTTCATGGGCCTGCCCGCGCTCGTGATACCGTTCCCGTGTTTTCATATTCAGGCGCAGTACATCCTCGCCATCCTCGAGAACCGCGTCAAGTTACCGTCGCCGCAACAGATGCGCGAGGACGTCGAACGCGAGAAGAAATCTCTGCTGGATCAAGGCATTCCG CTGAGGCACATCAACAAGCTCAAGGACAGACAATGGGCTTACTACGACGAGATGGCAGCCGCTGCGAATGTACCGAGCTTGGCGCCGGTGATCAAGAAGATCATGGATCACGTTTTCCAGATGCGCGACGCAGACTTCACCACCTACAAGAATTATCAATACCGCATCATCGACAGCGAGAACTTTAGCATGTCTTATTGTAAACCTTGTTAA
- the LOC139818811 gene encoding uncharacterized protein isoform X3 — protein MVSPSRRWTNIPKEIMAIPDFPFQDSEGPSFTHHRVIREYLMAYAKHFNLHPYIKLNTLVKRVEPETTRNGRTLWTVTYQSLETKVETTKTFDAVVLCNGHYSVGRVPHIPGIESFRGRRVHSHQYRVPETYAGKRVCILGASWSGIDIALEVSQYAAKVYLSHNLPEQFDSKMSSNVEQRPGVESVRGNMFTFRDGSTAEVDDFIFCTGYKFTYPFMSTKVEIRTDDDHVEPIYKHLVHIDYTNLFFMGLPALVIPFPCFHIQAQYILAILENRVKLPSPQQMREDVEREKKSLLDQGIPLRHINKLKDRQWAYYDEMAAAANVPSLAPVIKKIMDHVFQMRDADFTTYKNYQYRIIDSENFSMSYCKPC, from the exons GACGAACATACCGAAGGAAATAATGGCAATACCTGACTTTCCTTTTCAAGATTCGGAAGGCCCATCTTTCACCCATCACAGAGTTATAAGGGAATACCTCATGGCCTATGCGAAGCATTTCAACCTCCATCCCTATATTAAA TTGAATACTCTGGTGAAGCGCGTAGAGCCAGAAACTACGAGGAACGGTCGGACGTTGTGGACGGTGACATACCAATCACTGGAGACCAAAGTAGAGACCACAAAGACCTTCGACGCCGTGGTGCTGTGCAACGGTCATTATAGTGTCGGTCGTGTTCCGCATATTCCAGGTATCGAAAGCTTCCGCGGTAGACGCGTTCACAGCCACCAGTACAGAGTGCCGGAGACCTACGCCGGCAAGAGGGTTTGCATACTCGGCGCGTCCTGGTCCGGCATCGATATCGCCTTGGAAGTCTCGCAATATGCCGCTAAA GTATATCTGAGTCATAATCTGCCGGAACAGTTCGACTCGAAGATGTCGAGCAACGTCGAACAAAGGCCCGGTGTTGAGTCTGTCCGGGGGAACATGTTCACTTTCCGCGACGGCTCCACGGCGGAAGTGGACGATTTTATATTCTGCACCG GTTACAAGTTCACGTATCCCTTTATGTCAACTAAAGTTGAGATACGTACAGATGACGACCACGTGGAGCCTATTTACAAACATCTGGTGCACATAGATTACACGAATCTGTTCTTCATGGGCCTGCCCGCGCTCGTGATACCGTTCCCGTGTTTTCATATTCAGGCGCAGTACATCCTCGCCATCCTCGAGAACCGCGTCAAGTTACCGTCGCCGCAACAGATGCGCGAGGACGTCGAACGCGAGAAGAAATCTCTGCTGGATCAAGGCATTCCG CTGAGGCACATCAACAAGCTCAAGGACAGACAATGGGCTTACTACGACGAGATGGCAGCCGCTGCGAATGTACCGAGCTTGGCGCCGGTGATCAAGAAGATCATGGATCACGTTTTCCAGATGCGCGACGCAGACTTCACCACCTACAAGAATTATCAATACCGCATCATCGACAGCGAGAACTTTAGCATGTCTTATTGTAAACCTTGTTAA
- the Prtp gene encoding thioredoxin domain-containing protein 5 homolog produces the protein MANLGVSKRWVLLLLFVQSQTGHGHDEDAHTLRYTHDTFSAQVGKRNHFVMFYAPWCGHCQRLGPTWEQLAEISNEGDNDIRIAKVDCTIESVLCSEQDVTGYPTLKFYKAGETKGIKFRGTRDLPTLTSFIVDHVGGSSTVEDVVPSPPEAVNGLLELTEDTFEKHVSSGHHFVKFYAPWCGHCQKLAPTWDDVANSLRNDDVVSISKIDCTQHRSICGQFDIKGYPTLLWIEDGKKIDKYTGQRTHEELKAYVLMMLGKNADEPSQKSSSTDGLPHAILSLTADSFKQGIEKGLSFVKFFAPWCGHCKRLAPTWEELGKKFFGNDNVNIVKVDCTLDVSKHVCNEQEVDGFPTLYLYRNGRKVSEYTGSRTLDDLYDFVMTHLKTHDEL, from the exons ATGGCGAATCTCGGCGTGTCCAAGCGGTGGGTCTTACTCCTTTTGTTCGTGCAGAGTCAGACGGGTCACGGCCACGACGAGGATGCGCATACCCTCCGGTACACCCACGACACGTTTTCCGCGCAAGTTGGCAAGAGGAATCACTTCGTCATGTTCTACGCGCCATG GTGCGGTCATTGCCAGAGACTCGGTCCCACGTGGGAGCAGCTAGCGGAGATCTCGAACGAGGGGGACAACGATATAAGAATCGCCAAGGTGGACTGCACGATCGAGAGCGTTTTATGCAGCGAGCAGGACGTTACTGGTTACCCCAC GCTAAAGTTTTACAAGGCTGGAGAAACCAAAGGCATCAAGTTCCGAGGCACTCGAGATTTACCTACCTTGACTTCTTTTATTGTTGATCACGTAGGTGGTTCTTCTACG GTTGAAGATGTTGTGCCATCTCCTCCAGAAGCGGTGAATGGATTATTGGAATTAACGGAGGATACGTTCGAGAAACACGTATCTTCCGGGCATcattttgtcaaattttatgcACCCTGGTGCGGACACTGCCAGAAATTAGCTCCGACGTGGGACGACGTAGCCAACAGTCTTCGCAACGACGACGTAGTCAGTATTTCTAAGATAGACTGCACGCAGCATCGTAGCATTTGTGGCCAGTTCGACATTAAAGGATATCCCACATTGTTGTGGATCGAAGATGGAAAGAAG ATAGATAAGTATACTGGCCAGCGTACTCATGAAGAGCTAAAGGCTTACGTGTTGATGATGTTGGGTAAGAATGCTGACGAGCCGAGCCAAAAGAGTTCAAGTACTGACGGACTCCCGCATGCTATATTAAGCCTGACAGCCGACAGTTTCAAGCAAGGTATCGAGAAAGGTCTTTCATTCGTCAAGTTCTTTGCACCTTGGTGTGGACATTGTAAACGCCTGGCTCCCACGTGGGAGGAGCTGGGCAAGAAGTTCTTCGGCAACGACAACGTGAATATCGTCAAGGTAGATTGTACGCTCGACGTAAGCAAACACGTGTGTAATGAACAGGAGGTGGATGGTTTTCCAACGTTATACTTGTATCGTAACGGACGCAAAGTCTCCGAGTACACGGGCTCGCGTACGCTCGACGATCTGTATGATTTCGTGATGACGCACTTGAAAACGCACGACGAATTATAA